The Fusarium keratoplasticum isolate Fu6.1 chromosome 8, whole genome shotgun sequence genome includes a region encoding these proteins:
- a CDS encoding MFS domain-containing protein, with protein MAGGPIRLRDISGYLILLIVITTLGSLQFGFHLAELNAPQDVITCRKKSISTFERLKGFVTSSKPNEPTGGLFSNCIPMNEAAFATISSIFTLGGLLGALVSGPFSSRRGRLPAMRFTALLYLFGAAIETIAGSVFVMALGRLISGIGAGASTVVVPLYISEIAPPKERGLFGFMTQISINVGILGVQTLGYFLSYGNAWRWILGSGFFISAAQTLGLVVVPESPSWLAAQGDSTKAKRTLQRIRGMGYDIHEETEAWSSDEREATEEEGLLQADGAAEIAPAAVKGPVEHLGFLQVLKDPLYRPAIVAVVGIMFVQQLCGINSIIMYSVSLLADLLPISSALLTILISVVNLITTVACAPLPDRLGRKTCLLASIIGQGSSAFVLAISIVFGVKILSAFAVVIFVGFYAVGLGPVPFILASELVGQEAVGATQSWCLAANYVATFIVAQFFPIVNTALNNLLGGHGWVYFIFAGLASGSAIFVSWNVPETKGKKDADEVWGRTRRVD; from the exons ATGGCAGGCGGCCCCATCAGGCTCCGCGATATCAGCGGCTATCTGATCCTGCTCATCGTAATCACGACGCTGGGATCATTACAGTTCGGCTTCCATTTG GCCGAGCTCAACGCGCCCCAAGATGTCATCACCTGCCGTAAaaagtccatctcgacctttgAGCGTCTCAAGGGGTTCGTCACCTCTTCGAAACCGAACGAGCCCACTGGCGGCCTCTTCTCCAATTGTATCCCGATGAACGAAGCTGCTTTCGCAACCATATCGTCGATATTCACATTGGGAGGCTTGCTGGGAGCCCTGGTGTCTGGCCCCTTCTCGTCTCGACGCGGTCGTCTTCCTGCGATGCGCTTCACCGCCCTGCTCTACCTGTTTGGAGCAGCCATCGAGACAATCGCCGGAAGTGTCTTTGTTATGGCGCTCGGCCGCCTCATTTCCGGAATTGGCGCTGGTGCCTCTACTGTTGTGGTACCTCTATACATCAGCGAGATTGCGCCACCCAAGGAGCGCGGcctctttggcttcatgACCCAGATCTCCATCAACGTGGGCATTCTGGGCGTTCAGACCCTTGGATACTTCCTAAGCTACGGAAAcgcttggagatggatccTTGGCTCCGGCTTCTTTATTTCTGCAGCACAGACTCTGGGTCTGGTGGTTGTGCCCGAGAGTCCATCGTGGCTAGCCGCGCAGGGTGATTCTACAAAGGCCAAGAGGACGTTGCAGAGGATCCGTGGTATGGGCTACGACATCCACGAGGAAACCGAGGCATGGAGCTCCGATGAACGGGAAGCgactgaagaggaggggCTTCTTCAGGCCGATGGAGCAGCTGAAATAGCCCCTGCCGCTGTAAAGGGCCCTGTTGAGCACCTCGGCTTCCTTCAGGTGCTCAAAGACCCTCTCTACAGGCCCGCCATTGTTGCCGTTGTTGGTATCATGTTTGTGCAACAACTATGCGGCATCAACTCGATCATCATGTACTCCGTCTCCCTCCTTGCGGACCTCCTCCCGATTTCCTCGGCCCTCCttaccatcctcatctcaGTGGTCAATCTGATTACTACGGTTGCTTGCGCTCCTCTGCCTGACCGTCTCGGCCGCAAGACTTGTTTGCTCGCGTCGATTATCGGACAAGGATCAAGCGCATTTGTTCTTGCTATTTCGATTGTCTTTGGCGTCAAGATTCTGTCAGCCTTTgctgtcgtcatcttcgtgGGCTTCTATGCCGTTGGGCTCGGCCCCGTGCCTTTTATCCTGGCCTCTGAGCTGGTCGGGCAGGAAGCTGTTGGAGCTACACAGAGCTGGTGCCTTGCGGCCAACTACGTGGCTACATTCATCGTGGCCCAATTCTTCCCCATCGTCAACACGGCTCTGAACAACCTTCTTGGCGGTCATGGATGGGTCTACTTCATCTTCGCTGGCCTGGCCAGTGGATcagccatctttgtctcttGGAATGTGCCAGAGacaaagggcaagaaggatgccGACGAGGTCTGGGGCAGAACGCGACGGGTTGATTAG